One genomic segment of Nitratidesulfovibrio sp. includes these proteins:
- a CDS encoding DUF4139 domain-containing protein, giving the protein MRIFTTNGALRRPSVPFLSFPACGIASATLAATLLLAPLGVQAAPQPQSTPALPAQSSVSAPSANTADPLPAAPTSVVLYPRSARVMVEERVSVEAAPGGGQAFRLALPAGADPATLSVTIPGNGVASVSVREADASESPRVARLRTELAGLRREAASVAGSIAATEARMALWSKPPVTNAPTADLERLDAQMARRLAELNATLPDLRDKDAALAARIDRLQQELNDAGGAARTAPVATVLLASPARGPLAVSYAYTLRDAGWHPAYRLEAFPDKGSVGFTFEAELRQGGSVDWNGVRLSVATVEPGTALQPPPLRDWQLRPVLGVTPMPMAMKAAPVAAEAVALRADAAPPSPPVDEKATYEVWDLGPRTLPAGGTARVALRSEQWPATFRHTVRPAADPRAFLTASVTLPEPRHYPMGEALYVADGASVGSASFSLAEDKADIFFGSDPMVSATMRLDERKSGREGLVNKQQTRTWAWTIEVANRRATAVSVRVEDPEPQPRDTGISLNVESDPKPATENHRLVWNLDVAPRTTATIRHSVRATAPADMRLDDGR; this is encoded by the coding sequence ATGCGTATCTTCACCACCAACGGCGCCCTGCGCCGACCATCCGTGCCCTTCCTTTCGTTCCCCGCATGCGGCATTGCGTCGGCCACCCTGGCCGCCACGCTGCTGCTGGCCCCGCTTGGCGTGCAGGCCGCCCCGCAGCCCCAGAGCACTCCGGCCTTGCCCGCGCAATCCTCGGTGTCCGCTCCCTCGGCCAACACAGCCGACCCGCTTCCCGCCGCGCCCACGTCCGTGGTGCTCTACCCCCGTTCCGCGCGGGTCATGGTGGAGGAGCGCGTGTCCGTGGAGGCCGCCCCCGGCGGCGGCCAGGCATTCCGGCTTGCCCTGCCCGCCGGGGCGGACCCGGCCACCCTGTCCGTGACCATACCCGGCAACGGGGTGGCATCGGTAAGCGTTCGTGAAGCCGACGCATCCGAGTCCCCACGCGTGGCGCGCCTGCGCACGGAACTGGCCGGGCTGCGCCGCGAGGCCGCGTCCGTGGCCGGGTCCATCGCCGCCACCGAGGCACGCATGGCCCTGTGGTCCAAGCCCCCGGTCACCAACGCCCCCACCGCCGACCTGGAACGGCTGGACGCCCAGATGGCCCGGCGGCTGGCGGAACTGAACGCCACCCTGCCCGACCTGCGCGACAAGGACGCCGCGCTGGCCGCGCGCATCGACAGGCTGCAACAGGAATTGAACGACGCGGGCGGCGCGGCGCGCACGGCACCGGTGGCCACGGTACTGCTGGCAAGCCCGGCGCGCGGCCCCCTGGCGGTGTCCTATGCCTACACCCTGCGCGACGCCGGCTGGCACCCCGCCTACCGGCTGGAGGCCTTTCCGGACAAGGGCAGCGTGGGCTTCACCTTCGAGGCGGAACTGCGTCAGGGCGGCTCCGTGGACTGGAACGGCGTGCGCCTGTCCGTGGCCACGGTGGAACCGGGCACGGCCCTGCAACCGCCGCCCCTGCGCGACTGGCAATTGCGGCCCGTTCTGGGCGTGACGCCCATGCCCATGGCCATGAAGGCCGCACCCGTGGCCGCCGAAGCCGTGGCCCTGCGCGCCGATGCTGCGCCCCCCTCCCCACCGGTGGACGAAAAGGCCACCTACGAGGTGTGGGACCTTGGCCCGCGCACCCTGCCCGCAGGCGGCACCGCCCGAGTGGCCCTGCGCAGCGAACAGTGGCCCGCCACCTTCCGGCATACGGTGCGTCCGGCGGCGGACCCGCGCGCCTTCCTTACCGCTTCCGTCACCCTGCCCGAACCCCGCCACTACCCCATGGGAGAAGCGCTGTACGTGGCCGACGGGGCCAGCGTGGGCAGCGCCTCGTTCAGCCTGGCCGAGGACAAGGCCGACATCTTTTTCGGCAGCGATCCCATGGTGTCCGCCACCATGCGGCTGGACGAACGCAAGAGCGGGCGCGAAGGGCTGGTAAACAAGCAGCAGACCCGCACCTGGGCCTGGACCATCGAGGTGGCCAACCGGCGCGCCACTGCGGTGTCCGTGCGCGTAGAAGATCCGGAACCCCAGCCGCGCGACACGGGCATCTCGCTGAACGTGGAATCCGACCCCAAGCCCGCCACGGAAAACCACCGTCTGGTGTGGAATCTGGACGTTGCCCCGCGCACCACCGCCACCATCCGACACTCGGTGCGGGCCACGGCCCCCGCAGACATGCGGCTGGATGACGGCAGGTAG
- a CDS encoding cupin domain-containing protein has translation MTKPVPTVTARADAAPYVTRDGSIIRELMHPAVHGNRNQSLAEAEVPPGCVTLLHRHPRSEELYHVTAGQGLMTLGDATFAVGPGDTVHIAPGTPHRIANTGDAPLLVLCCCAPPYAHDDTDLLDPAAG, from the coding sequence ATGACCAAGCCCGTCCCCACCGTCACCGCCCGCGCGGATGCCGCCCCCTACGTCACCCGCGACGGGTCCATCATCCGCGAGCTGATGCACCCCGCCGTGCATGGCAACCGCAACCAGTCGCTGGCCGAGGCGGAAGTGCCCCCCGGCTGCGTCACCCTGCTGCACCGCCATCCCCGCAGCGAGGAACTGTACCACGTCACCGCCGGGCAGGGACTGATGACGCTTGGCGATGCCACCTTTGCCGTGGGGCCGGGCGACACCGTGCATATCGCCCCCGGCACTCCGCACCGCATCGCCAACACGGGGGATGCGCCGCTGCTGGTGCTGTGCTGCTGCGCCCCGCCCTACGCCCACGACGACACCGACCTGCTGGACCCCGCCGCCGGGTAA
- a CDS encoding PBP1A family penicillin-binding protein, whose product MKKLLLTLGIVGALGIAAAAGLAAMLVIWASHDLPSFTRIADYRPPLVTTVYARDGSVMGYFYREKRFLAPLEKMSPRVPQAFLAAEDDGFYRHEGIDPIAIFRAFIKNMQAGSIKQGGSTITQQIVKRLLLTSEKSYERKIKEAILAYRLEKYLSKDEILTIYLNQIYLGGGAYGVEAAARTYFGKHVNELSLAEAAVIGGLPQAPSKYNPFRDPDATRQRQMYVLHRMLELGWINRAEYDEAVAQPLVYRSMDDSGWREGAWYLEEVRRQLIDFFSEANVKRLGLKVDRYGEDAIYELGLHVRTSMEPVHQAAAEKALRTGLDDASHRHGWRGPLQRLKPAEYDAFLKHENFTPAALADGAWVRALVTKVVPQGAEVRLGGYRGFIDVKSMAWCRTPDIRYAPEHVPAVKDAKKVLEVGDVVWVSALGADGKSASYNPSLVSQAGVIQLSLEQYPDVQGAVVSIEPDTGDVLALVGGYSFSDSQFNRAIQARRQPGSSFKPIVYSAAMDHGFTAGSVVLDAPFVYLNEYTDKIWRPENFEGVFYGPTLLRTALAKSRNLCTIRVAQKIGIPAVIERATALGLEGPFPNELSVSLGAVAVSPINMAEAYTAFAAEGRVAKRRFIHSIKDAWGETLFESRPDVREVLSPQNAFIMATLMKEVVQDGTATKAKVLGKPLAGKTGTSNDERDAWFIGYTPHLVSVVYVGFDQVAPMGKFETGGRAALPVFVDYRKVVEPQYPPDDFPMPPGIVMVRVDGKTGQIAGPGSETSYLLPFQLGTQPTSTAGDPVHRGDDDTKSAEDLLKQLY is encoded by the coding sequence ATGAAAAAACTGCTGCTCACCCTCGGCATCGTCGGCGCGCTTGGCATTGCCGCCGCGGCCGGGCTTGCCGCCATGCTGGTCATCTGGGCCTCGCACGACCTGCCCAGCTTCACCCGCATTGCCGACTACCGTCCTCCCCTCGTCACCACCGTGTATGCCCGCGACGGCAGCGTGATGGGATATTTCTACCGTGAAAAGCGCTTTCTCGCGCCGCTGGAAAAGATGTCGCCCCGCGTGCCCCAGGCCTTTCTGGCCGCCGAGGACGACGGCTTCTACCGGCACGAGGGCATCGACCCCATCGCCATCTTTCGCGCGTTCATCAAGAACATGCAGGCGGGGTCCATCAAGCAGGGCGGCAGCACCATCACCCAGCAGATCGTCAAGCGCCTGCTGCTGACCTCGGAAAAAAGCTACGAGCGCAAGATAAAGGAAGCCATCCTTGCCTACAGGCTGGAAAAATACCTGAGCAAGGACGAAATCCTCACCATCTACCTGAACCAGATCTACCTTGGCGGCGGTGCCTACGGGGTGGAGGCGGCTGCGCGCACCTACTTCGGCAAGCACGTCAACGAACTGTCGCTGGCCGAGGCGGCGGTGATCGGCGGCCTGCCGCAGGCCCCCTCGAAGTACAACCCCTTCCGCGACCCGGACGCCACCAGGCAGCGCCAGATGTACGTGCTGCACCGCATGCTGGAGCTCGGCTGGATCAACCGCGCCGAATACGACGAGGCCGTGGCCCAGCCCCTGGTGTACCGGTCCATGGACGACAGCGGCTGGCGCGAGGGCGCGTGGTACCTTGAAGAGGTGCGCCGCCAGCTCATCGATTTCTTCAGCGAGGCCAACGTAAAGCGCCTGGGCCTGAAGGTGGACCGCTACGGCGAGGACGCCATCTACGAACTGGGCCTGCACGTGCGCACCAGCATGGAGCCGGTGCACCAGGCCGCGGCGGAAAAGGCCCTGCGCACCGGGCTGGACGACGCCTCGCACCGCCACGGCTGGCGCGGCCCGCTGCAACGGCTGAAGCCCGCCGAATACGACGCCTTCCTGAAGCACGAAAACTTCACCCCCGCCGCGCTGGCCGACGGCGCGTGGGTTCGGGCGCTGGTGACCAAGGTGGTGCCGCAGGGCGCGGAAGTGCGCCTGGGCGGCTACCGGGGCTTCATCGACGTGAAGTCCATGGCCTGGTGCCGCACCCCGGATATCCGCTACGCCCCCGAACACGTGCCCGCCGTCAAGGACGCCAAGAAGGTGCTGGAAGTGGGCGACGTGGTGTGGGTTTCCGCCCTGGGGGCCGACGGCAAGTCCGCCAGCTACAACCCTTCGCTGGTCTCGCAGGCCGGGGTGATCCAGCTTTCGCTGGAACAGTACCCCGACGTGCAGGGCGCCGTGGTGTCCATAGAGCCGGACACCGGCGACGTGCTGGCCCTGGTGGGCGGCTACAGCTTCAGCGACAGCCAGTTCAACCGGGCCATCCAGGCCAGGCGCCAGCCCGGCTCGTCGTTCAAGCCCATCGTGTACTCCGCCGCCATGGACCACGGCTTCACTGCCGGGTCGGTGGTGCTGGACGCGCCCTTCGTGTACCTGAACGAGTACACCGACAAGATCTGGCGGCCGGAGAACTTCGAGGGCGTGTTCTACGGCCCCACCCTGCTGCGCACCGCGCTGGCCAAGTCGCGCAACCTGTGCACCATCCGCGTGGCCCAGAAGATCGGCATCCCCGCCGTCATCGAGCGGGCCACGGCGCTGGGGCTGGAAGGGCCGTTCCCCAACGAGCTTTCCGTCAGCCTTGGGGCAGTGGCGGTTTCGCCCATCAACATGGCCGAGGCGTACACCGCCTTTGCCGCCGAAGGGCGCGTGGCCAAGCGCAGGTTCATCCATTCCATCAAGGACGCCTGGGGCGAGACGCTGTTCGAATCCAGACCCGATGTCCGCGAGGTGCTGAGCCCGCAAAACGCCTTCATCATGGCCACCCTGATGAAGGAAGTGGTGCAGGACGGCACGGCCACCAAGGCCAAGGTGCTGGGCAAGCCCCTGGCGGGCAAGACCGGCACCTCCAACGACGAACGCGATGCCTGGTTCATCGGCTACACCCCGCACCTGGTCAGCGTGGTGTACGTGGGCTTCGACCAGGTGGCGCCCATGGGCAAGTTCGAAACCGGCGGGCGCGCCGCGCTGCCCGTGTTCGTGGACTACCGCAAGGTGGTGGAGCCGCAGTACCCGCCGGACGACTTCCCCATGCCGCCCGGCATCGTCATGGTGCGCGTGGACGGCAAGACCGGGCAGATCGCCGGTCCGGGTTCCGAGACCAGCTACCTGCTGCCGTTCCAGTTGGGCACCCAGCCCACCTCCACGGCGGGCGACCCGGTGCACCGGGGTGACGACGACACCAAGAGCGCGGAAGACCTGCTGAAGCAGCTCTACTAG
- a CDS encoding glycosyltransferase family 39 protein: MSASIHRPEFRPSASATGTGSHGAHAPRASAAPTPSGMTTLPGLPPAPIWERNPALCAGVIIAVTTLVRLWFVMSGQLDLVQDESQYWDWSRRLQLSYYSKGPLIAWLIHGWTALLGDTETGVRMGAVVNAALAQTLLYLGVARLFRAPALGVLTLFVANATPLFMASGILMTTDSPLLLCWAGALFCLHWISQEPRRRMPYALLFACMALGVLAKYMMLAMAGVAVLWLWGLSRHALLARGVAARVLLVMLAGSAVGMLPILAWNIANDWVSFRHVATLAGVAGKAARTFLTPERMPEHLGAQAGIITPWWLGLMLAGGWRALRTACSGQTRGRNMPSGPGAPSGACCGPDRLRRDILLAAGFWPLWGGMTLWSLHTRIYPNWPAMSYVAGIMLAACALADLVAARRRDAALSPGGTRTTVWRRLVPVWAVLGVLTFGLVHAQDALPLPPQYNPATRLKGWADLGEHLDEVRRQLPDPDRVFFFSDAYDMTASLAFYAPGQPVTYCADFGRRMSQYDIWPSPADKVGWDAVFVRRDGPNMPRQLEDMFDSVQVTHYQSTHRGKPGRPFWVVVLRGFNGTWPNSGSGAY, encoded by the coding sequence ATGTCCGCATCCATACACCGGCCCGAATTCCGCCCTTCCGCCAGTGCCACCGGCACCGGCAGCCACGGCGCGCATGCCCCGCGCGCCAGTGCCGCCCCCACGCCGTCCGGCATGACCACGCTGCCCGGCCTGCCCCCGGCCCCCATCTGGGAACGCAACCCCGCCCTGTGCGCGGGCGTGATCATCGCCGTCACCACGCTGGTGCGCCTGTGGTTCGTGATGTCCGGCCAGCTCGACCTGGTGCAGGACGAATCGCAGTACTGGGACTGGTCGCGCAGGTTGCAGCTGTCCTACTATTCCAAGGGGCCGCTCATCGCCTGGCTCATCCACGGCTGGACGGCCCTGCTGGGCGACACGGAAACCGGCGTGCGCATGGGCGCGGTGGTCAATGCCGCGCTGGCCCAGACCCTGCTGTACCTCGGCGTTGCCCGGCTGTTCCGCGCACCCGCGCTGGGCGTGCTGACCCTGTTCGTGGCCAACGCCACCCCGCTGTTCATGGCATCCGGCATACTGATGACCACCGACAGCCCCCTGCTGCTGTGCTGGGCAGGCGCGCTGTTCTGCCTGCACTGGATATCGCAGGAACCGCGCCGCCGCATGCCCTACGCGCTGCTGTTCGCCTGCATGGCCCTTGGCGTGCTGGCCAAGTACATGATGCTGGCCATGGCGGGCGTGGCCGTGCTGTGGCTGTGGGGGCTGTCCCGCCACGCCCTGCTGGCGCGCGGCGTGGCCGCGCGGGTGCTGCTGGTGATGCTGGCCGGTTCCGCCGTGGGCATGCTGCCCATCCTGGCCTGGAACATCGCCAACGACTGGGTCAGCTTCCGCCACGTGGCCACCCTGGCCGGGGTGGCGGGCAAGGCCGCCAGAACCTTCCTGACGCCGGAACGGATGCCCGAACATCTGGGCGCGCAGGCGGGCATCATCACCCCGTGGTGGCTGGGCCTGATGCTGGCGGGTGGCTGGCGCGCCCTGCGCACCGCCTGTTCCGGACAGACGCGGGGCCGCAACATGCCCTCTGGCCCCGGCGCGCCCTCCGGCGCCTGCTGCGGTCCGGACCGGCTGCGCCGCGACATCCTGCTGGCCGCCGGATTCTGGCCCCTGTGGGGCGGCATGACCCTGTGGAGCCTGCACACCCGCATCTATCCCAACTGGCCCGCCATGAGCTATGTTGCGGGCATCATGCTGGCCGCGTGCGCCCTTGCAGACCTTGTGGCCGCCCGCCGCCGCGATGCCGCCCTGTCCCCGGGGGGCACGCGCACCACCGTATGGCGCAGGCTGGTGCCCGTATGGGCGGTGCTGGGGGTGCTGACCTTCGGCCTGGTGCACGCGCAGGACGCGCTGCCCCTGCCGCCGCAGTACAACCCCGCCACCCGCCTGAAGGGCTGGGCCGACCTTGGCGAACACCTCGACGAGGTGCGTCGGCAACTGCCCGACCCGGACCGGGTGTTCTTCTTTTCCGACGCCTACGACATGACCGCCTCGCTGGCGTTCTACGCCCCCGGTCAGCCGGTGACCTACTGCGCCGACTTCGGTCGCCGCATGAGCCAGTACGACATCTGGCCGTCGCCCGCCGACAAGGTGGGCTGGGATGCCGTGTTCGTGCGCCGCGACGGGCCGAACATGCCCCGTCAGCTCGAGGACATGTTCGACTCCGTGCAGGTCACCCACTACCAGTCCACCCACCGGGGCAAGCCGGGTCGCCCGTTCTGGGTGGTGGTGCTGCGCGGCTTCAACGGCACATGGCCCAACTCCGGCTCCGGAGCCTACTGA